GTTATAAATCGTCATAATTCCCTTCCTTCAGGGTGAGCTCATCGGCTATTATTTTTATAATACTGTCGACTTTTCGACTCTAATACTTACCAAGAGCGAACGACAAAAATAGGACTAGTCCGCATTTTATGCCAAATAATGCAATAAATCTTGACCAATCGTACAAAAATAAAAAAACGCCCCTATTCTTTAAGAATGGAACGTTTTTAAAAGCTTATTTTCTATAAGAATAAAGGCTTATTTATCGTCGTCTAAAAAGCTACGGCCTTTCTGAGCAGCGATACGCATACGCAGTGCGTTCAACTTAATGAAACCCGCTGCGTCTTTCTGATCGTATGCGCCGGCATCATCTTCAAACGTTGCGATAGAGCTATCGAACAAGCTATTTGGAGACTGACGGCCAACCACGGTCACGTTGCCTTTATACAATTTAAGACGAACCGTACCACTGACGTATTTCTGAGAGGAGTCAATCAAGGCTTGCATCATACGACGCTCCTCAGACCACCAGAAACCGTTATAAATGATTTTGGCATAACGAGGCATCATTTCATCTTTCAAATGCATCGCTTCACGATCCAATGTAATCGACTCGATTGCACGATGCGCTCTCATCATAATAGTGCCACCCGGTGTTTCATAACAACCACGTGCTTTCATACCAACAAAACGGTTTTCTACGATGTCTACACGACCAATACCGTTCGCGCCACCAATCTTGTTCAGTGTTTCCAAGATAGTCGCTGGAGACATAACTTCGCCATTGATAGAAACTGGATCGCCTTTTTCGTAACCGATCTCAATGTAAGTCGCTTCGTTTGGCGCGTCTTCTGGAGACACAGACCAACGCCACATATCATCTTCTGGCTCTGTCCATGGGTCTTCTAACTGGTCACCCTCAAAAGAGATGTGTAGCAAGTTAGCGTCCATAGAGTAAGGGGATTTTTTCTTCTTAGTTGAGAAATCCACTGGGATATTGTGTTTTTCACAATAAGCCATCAAGGTTTCGCGGGACGTCAGGTCCCACTCACGCCAAGGCGCGATCACTTTTACGCCTGGCTTCAATGCGTAAGCACCAAGTTCGAAACGAACCTGATCATTACCTTTACCCGTTGCACCGTGAGAAATAGCATCTGCGCCTGTTGCGTTAGCGATTTCGATCAAACGCTTAGCAATCAAAGGACGAGCGATGGACGTACCA
This genomic stretch from Marinomonas primoryensis harbors:
- a CDS encoding argininosuccinate synthase; amino-acid sequence: MSDVKKVVLAYSGGLDTSVIAKWLQEEYNCEVVTFTADLGQGEEVEPARAKAQALGIKEIYIEDLREEFVRDFVFPMFRANTIYEGEYLLGTSIARPLIAKRLIEIANATGADAISHGATGKGNDQVRFELGAYALKPGVKVIAPWREWDLTSRETLMAYCEKHNIPVDFSTKKKKSPYSMDANLLHISFEGDQLEDPWTEPEDDMWRWSVSPEDAPNEATYIEIGYEKGDPVSINGEVMSPATILETLNKIGGANGIGRVDIVENRFVGMKARGCYETPGGTIMMRAHRAIESITLDREAMHLKDEMMPRYAKIIYNGFWWSEERRMMQALIDSSQKYVSGTVRLKLYKGNVTVVGRQSPNSLFDSSIATFEDDAGAYDQKDAAGFIKLNALRMRIAAQKGRSFLDDDK